One window of Bacillus alkalicellulosilyticus genomic DNA carries:
- a CDS encoding LCP family protein, protein MSKVNSRKQFRKKRNKKKRILLFVLLPLLICLGIGSYFYSEYRTGLNLAQSVSANGEDDIEFYGVEDLTGKINVLLLGVDARDANEPSRTDTIMIAQYDPDTKTSKVISIMRDTYLEIPGYGFYKVNTANALGGPDLLRQTIKHNFNLDIQYYALVNFDGFSQLIDTAFPNGIEIEVEKTMSRDIGLTLNEGLQTLNGKELLGYVRFRKDAESDFGRVRRQQQVMETLTDELVSVHGLLKSPRLIGTIQPYIQTNITNSTILGIATSLLLSENIAIDTLRIPADDTFENKTYPGAGMVLDINLEQNKQILHDFLDGKLPTEETPTEEIIQ, encoded by the coding sequence ATGAGCAAAGTAAACTCAAGAAAACAGTTTAGAAAAAAGAGGAATAAGAAAAAAAGAATTCTTTTATTTGTCTTACTTCCATTATTAATCTGTTTGGGTATTGGATCGTATTTTTATTCAGAATATAGGACAGGATTAAACCTCGCACAATCCGTATCAGCCAATGGTGAAGATGATATTGAATTTTACGGTGTCGAGGACCTCACTGGAAAAATTAATGTGTTATTACTTGGGGTCGATGCAAGGGATGCAAACGAACCTTCAAGAACTGACACGATTATGATTGCTCAGTATGACCCAGATACAAAAACATCGAAAGTAATCTCCATTATGAGAGATACATACCTAGAGATTCCGGGGTATGGATTTTACAAAGTGAATACGGCTAATGCATTGGGTGGACCTGATTTACTTCGTCAAACAATAAAGCATAATTTCAACCTCGATATCCAATACTACGCGCTTGTCAATTTTGACGGGTTCTCACAGCTAATTGATACAGCGTTTCCAAATGGGATCGAAATTGAAGTTGAAAAAACGATGTCTCGTGATATCGGTTTAACGTTAAATGAAGGACTTCAAACACTTAACGGAAAAGAGTTACTAGGTTATGTGAGATTTCGTAAAGACGCTGAAAGTGATTTCGGTCGAGTACGAAGACAACAACAAGTGATGGAAACATTGACAGATGAGTTGGTTAGTGTCCACGGCCTTTTAAAGTCTCCTCGATTAATTGGGACAATTCAACCATATATTCAAACAAATATTACGAACTCAACAATCCTTGGAATTGCGACTTCCCTTCTTTTATCGGAAAACATAGCTATTGATACACTTCGGATTCCAGCTGATGATACCTTTGAAAATAAAACATACCCAGGTGCAGGTATGGTACTTGATATCAATCTTGAACAAAACAAGCAAATTTTACACGACTTTTTAGATGGTAAACTTCCTACTGAAGAGACTCCTACTGAAGAGATTATACAATAA
- a CDS encoding DEAD/DEAH box helicase: protein MIKFSANYCRSNTNFTITNLTDKVIEKSYIPTIQLIKYIFLRKVPIQPSIFLQEALIHITDIDDKEILLTKIMRIQLLVLSQIERGVISFDSYYWKYQVLDESSADCNYVQLALEDLILWITHVGKLHHIQFIPPAIIGEIIIHPNGFKDDFIHIDLNENGKRNHSLEDESIYEIQSDHEETIFCRETNPITYELDEKTHKQSMRFLLKNIFGYNDFLEGQLESLISILQGNNTLSWLPSGRGKTVIYQFVILLQPTSSLVVFPTKELMYDQAKKLSYILEPPIIIDHLNWYEQYLLDLNDLRKGKTTTLFVTAEVLQLDAFRSILSKMLFKTIVIDEIHSASEWSHDFRLSYAVIGKTIREYGSNPTIVGLTATASTRVLLDVKQKLEIEHEHIISVRNFMRKELSFHIIKTKQDQANDRLAKVLLKLKLANFLIEDKENRKTGLVFTLSEDENGRISLAKELAELLKMKTSYYSIDQSEEEQSLITTSTIQPSVTTQQAFINNETSVLVSPDVFGIGIDHSKITFTIHFGLPQSLEALYQQAGRAGRDNEEARCIVLYSHDYIALTDFEAIFGFETDTKKILEAAKSIKGDLSYHFTQLVNGIEDVETDARQLEAMYHDATPGGEAFIPFGETQKQQEWKLYQLACLGIVHTWTVDWQKKQFKVTYSYYSNHSIQVSLLAYIQTYDYTFSLNGRHSHNKEHQRLLDIYHSATYTFIEKMTLILMHWIYQTTIYHRKRLVATMKEYGDRFTDGKDFHQKLEVYFNRTEIQEKIEKIIGKKESVYKWYKLLFKQEDEQEPKRLMEQELQHLEMSVQRCMESYRNDIAINVTIGFIKLYFNQFDESDGQERFVAALHEIKKLRDQRTKIIESILFAGNLFLNRSQQERLAKTLITSGFDSIADCQAIYDYLEDEQSLNHLLRQVNEKLEEIGRGGYPWET, encoded by the coding sequence ATGATAAAGTTTTCAGCAAACTATTGCCGTAGCAACACTAATTTTACAATTACGAATCTCACCGATAAGGTAATCGAAAAAAGCTATATCCCTACGATCCAACTGATAAAATATATTTTTCTTCGTAAAGTTCCTATTCAACCCTCTATTTTCTTGCAAGAGGCTTTAATACATATTACAGACATCGATGATAAAGAAATCCTCTTAACAAAAATTATGAGAATCCAACTTCTAGTGCTGTCGCAAATTGAACGTGGTGTCATCTCTTTTGATAGTTATTATTGGAAATATCAAGTGCTAGATGAGAGTTCAGCAGATTGTAATTATGTTCAGTTGGCGTTAGAGGACCTTATTCTATGGATTACTCATGTAGGTAAACTTCATCACATTCAATTCATCCCCCCAGCTATTATCGGAGAAATCATCATACATCCGAACGGTTTTAAAGATGATTTTATTCATATCGATTTGAATGAAAATGGGAAAAGAAATCATTCCCTTGAAGATGAGTCGATTTACGAAATTCAAAGCGACCATGAGGAGACGATATTTTGTAGAGAAACTAATCCTATTACATATGAACTGGATGAAAAAACACATAAACAAAGTATGAGATTTTTGCTGAAAAATATATTTGGCTATAACGATTTTTTAGAAGGCCAATTAGAATCACTAATCAGCATCTTACAAGGCAACAATACACTTTCTTGGTTGCCTTCTGGTAGAGGGAAGACGGTAATCTATCAATTTGTTATTCTGTTACAACCGACCTCAAGTCTAGTCGTCTTTCCTACAAAAGAATTGATGTATGACCAAGCTAAAAAGCTTAGCTATATCTTAGAGCCACCAATAATAATTGATCACCTGAATTGGTATGAACAATATTTGCTAGATTTGAATGATTTGAGAAAGGGAAAGACTACTACTTTATTTGTAACTGCTGAAGTGTTGCAACTAGATGCATTTCGCTCTATTCTATCAAAGATGTTATTTAAGACGATAGTTATCGATGAAATTCATAGTGCATCAGAATGGAGCCATGATTTTCGCCTCTCCTATGCCGTAATAGGAAAGACGATAAGGGAATATGGTTCTAACCCAACAATAGTTGGATTAACGGCAACAGCATCAACAAGGGTGTTGCTTGACGTAAAGCAGAAATTAGAAATAGAACATGAACATATCATTTCTGTAAGGAATTTTATGAGAAAAGAACTTTCATTTCATATCATAAAAACAAAACAAGACCAAGCAAATGACCGATTGGCCAAAGTTCTTTTGAAATTAAAACTTGCAAATTTCCTAATAGAAGATAAAGAGAATCGTAAAACTGGTCTAGTTTTTACATTATCAGAGGATGAAAATGGTCGTATTTCGTTAGCAAAAGAACTAGCAGAGTTGCTCAAAATGAAAACAAGCTACTATTCTATTGACCAATCTGAAGAAGAGCAATCTTTGATTACAACTTCCACCATTCAGCCATCTGTGACCACACAACAAGCTTTTATAAACAACGAAACTTCAGTGTTAGTTTCACCGGATGTGTTTGGCATCGGTATCGATCATTCTAAGATTACGTTTACGATTCATTTTGGTTTACCTCAGTCGTTAGAGGCGTTATATCAACAAGCGGGGAGGGCTGGTCGAGATAACGAAGAAGCTCGTTGCATTGTTTTATATTCCCACGATTATATAGCGCTAACGGATTTTGAAGCTATTTTTGGGTTTGAAACGGACACAAAGAAAATACTAGAGGCTGCTAAATCGATTAAGGGAGATTTGTCTTACCACTTCACTCAACTTGTTAACGGTATAGAGGATGTGGAAACAGATGCTAGACAATTAGAAGCTATGTATCACGATGCAACTCCAGGAGGAGAAGCATTCATTCCATTTGGTGAAACTCAAAAACAACAGGAATGGAAGTTGTATCAACTCGCTTGTCTTGGAATTGTTCACACATGGACTGTCGATTGGCAGAAAAAGCAATTTAAAGTTACGTATTCGTACTATAGTAACCACTCAATTCAAGTCTCATTACTAGCCTATATCCAAACCTATGATTATACGTTCTCATTAAACGGACGCCACTCACATAATAAAGAGCATCAGCGGTTACTAGATATATATCATAGCGCAACGTATACATTCATTGAAAAGATGACCCTTATTCTAATGCACTGGATTTATCAAACGACCATTTATCATAGAAAACGATTAGTCGCAACGATGAAAGAATATGGGGACCGGTTTACAGATGGAAAAGATTTTCATCAAAAGTTAGAAGTCTATTTTAACCGAACGGAAATACAAGAAAAGATTGAGAAAATCATTGGAAAAAAAGAAAGTGTTTATAAATGGTACAAGCTTCTCTTTAAACAGGAAGACGAACAAGAACCGAAACGCTTAATGGAACAAGAGCTTCAACATTTAGAAATGTCGGTTCAGCGCTGCATGGAAAGCTACAGGAATGATATCGCGATAAATGTAACGATTGGATTTATTAAGCTTTATTTTAATCAATTTGATGAAAGTGATGGTCAGGAAAGATTCGTAGCCGCGTTGCATGAAATAAAAAAGTTAAGAGACCAACGGACCAAAATTATCGAATCGATTCTATTTGCGGGTAATCTATTCTTAAATCGCTCCCAGCAAGAAAGACTAGCAAAGACACTAATTACTAGTGGGTTTGATTCGATTGCCGATTGCCAAGCTATTTATGATTATTTAGAAGATGAACAAAGCTTAAATCATCTTCTAAGACAGGTGAATGAAAAACTTGAAGAAATAGGACGAGGGGGATATCCGTGGGAAACGTAA
- a CDS encoding DUF4153 domain-containing protein, which translates to MKREWRFMLLCLVVGFIVENSVFTEQIGVSYSIAVAGFYSLYFYHLKKVPFTHRQIGGYLFVMIWLLTISFGIYSNVIFHMFNVLLIPILIFIHTILLTTSSKIRWYSSPFLSLLKMKLKQTAEVFKIYTLITKRKAKRNVKEGTYQAGKKIGVGIIIAAPLLYIIVVLLSSADDQFARILVQIPELFIELQTATFLSIFRILVITLFIFFFLKALVRKTAVTQTIKTESKISWDIIIVSTVLIFINLVYLLFISVQFQYFFSGELQEGLSYAQYARKGFAELVIVTIINYMILLATLAFTKGEHIIIKGLGTLLISCSGVLLASAFVRLMLYEQAYGFTYLRIFAHAFMIYLFVILIFTLIKLWTPRLSLARFYLIFSLLFYVGMNMMDIDSFIVSKNIDRYEVSGSIDVYYLEHLSYSAVPGLVELYKTDPEIEGLHDMLVRKKVHVESRHWKWQSYNLSREQAKRALEDFNN; encoded by the coding sequence ATGAAAAGAGAATGGCGCTTTATGTTATTATGTCTTGTTGTAGGGTTTATCGTTGAAAATAGTGTGTTTACAGAACAAATTGGGGTTTCGTACAGTATCGCGGTGGCTGGATTTTATAGCTTATATTTCTATCATCTCAAGAAGGTTCCGTTTACGCATCGGCAAATCGGTGGATATTTGTTTGTTATGATATGGTTGCTAACGATTTCTTTTGGAATCTATTCAAACGTTATCTTTCACATGTTTAATGTACTGCTCATCCCGATATTAATTTTTATTCATACAATTTTGCTAACGACTTCTTCCAAAATAAGATGGTATTCCTCACCTTTTCTTTCTTTATTAAAAATGAAATTAAAGCAGACAGCAGAGGTTTTCAAGATTTATACTTTGATAACAAAAAGAAAGGCAAAGAGAAATGTAAAAGAGGGGACATATCAAGCAGGTAAGAAAATAGGAGTAGGAATAATCATAGCTGCCCCGTTGTTATATATCATTGTAGTTTTACTTTCATCAGCTGATGACCAATTTGCAAGGATACTAGTTCAAATTCCTGAACTGTTCATCGAATTACAAACGGCAACATTTTTGAGTATCTTCAGAATTTTGGTTATAACCTTATTTATCTTTTTTTTCTTAAAAGCATTGGTGCGAAAAACGGCTGTGACTCAAACAATCAAAACAGAGTCGAAAATTAGCTGGGATATCATTATTGTTTCAACGGTTCTCATTTTTATTAATCTTGTTTATCTTCTATTCATTAGTGTTCAGTTCCAATACTTCTTTAGTGGAGAGTTACAGGAAGGCTTATCGTATGCTCAATACGCAAGAAAAGGGTTTGCGGAGTTGGTAATCGTTACGATAATTAATTACATGATTTTACTAGCAACATTAGCCTTTACAAAAGGTGAACATATTATCATCAAAGGATTAGGAACGTTATTGATTAGTTGTAGTGGGGTTTTATTAGCATCGGCCTTTGTTAGACTCATGTTATACGAACAAGCTTATGGGTTTACGTACTTACGTATTTTTGCTCATGCCTTTATGATATATTTATTTGTCATTTTAATATTTACCCTTATAAAGCTATGGACACCTAGATTATCGCTTGCCCGATTTTATCTTATATTTTCATTATTGTTTTATGTCGGTATGAATATGATGGATATTGATAGCTTTATTGTATCTAAAAACATTGATCGATATGAAGTTTCAGGAAGTATTGATGTCTATTATTTAGAGCATCTATCTTATTCAGCAGTACCAGGATTAGTGGAGCTATATAAAACAGATCCTGAAATCGAAGGACTACATGATATGTTAGTTCGAAAGAAAGTGCATGTAGAATCTCGTCACTGGAAGTGGCAGTCGTATAATCTGTCAAGAGAACAAGCGAAGAGAGCGTTAGAGGATTTCAATAACTAG
- a CDS encoding NERD domain-containing protein — MEIIIILFVLLLLYRLFLPQIKGFIGEKATSAILTQLNPEEYKVINDVMVKVNDKTTQIDHVVISDYGVFVIETKNYKGWIYGDERNQQWTQVLHKRKYKFYNPIHQNYGHVKALETLLSDLGDIPFIPIVVFSVNATLKTKFQSEVVYSIHLLKTIQKYRQTTLSQFQKQKIYYTLTSLNQTDKETKREHVQEIKATQANHQALVQQNICPKCGGQLVTRNGKRGSFIGCGSFPKCRFTA; from the coding sequence TTGGAAATTATTATTATTCTATTTGTATTACTTCTATTGTATCGATTATTTTTACCGCAAATCAAAGGTTTCATTGGAGAGAAGGCAACAAGTGCGATTTTAACACAGCTAAATCCAGAGGAATATAAAGTGATAAATGATGTGATGGTTAAAGTTAATGATAAAACCACACAAATTGATCATGTCGTCATTTCAGACTACGGTGTGTTTGTGATTGAGACAAAAAATTACAAAGGCTGGATTTATGGAGACGAGCGAAATCAACAATGGACACAAGTTTTACATAAACGAAAATATAAATTTTACAATCCAATCCATCAAAACTACGGACATGTCAAAGCGTTAGAAACACTTCTTTCTGACCTTGGAGACATCCCGTTCATTCCAATCGTAGTTTTTTCAGTCAATGCTACTTTAAAAACTAAATTTCAATCCGAAGTAGTTTATAGTATTCATCTTCTTAAAACAATTCAAAAATATAGGCAAACGACCTTAAGTCAATTTCAAAAACAAAAAATATATTATACATTAACCTCACTTAATCAAACGGATAAAGAAACAAAACGGGAACATGTACAAGAAATTAAAGCGACTCAAGCGAATCACCAAGCTCTCGTTCAACAAAATATCTGTCCAAAATGTGGGGGACAGTTAGTTACCCGTAATGGAAAAAGGGGAAGCTTTATAGGGTGTGGCTCTTTTCCGAAATGTAGGTTTACAGCGTAA
- a CDS encoding ATP-binding cassette domain-containing protein, with protein sequence MYTQQDLAIEAKGLVKVFGTNRAVDGVDLAIKKGTVYGFLGPNGAGKTTTIRMLATLLQPDGGNAKILGHDLVEEADAVRSRVSLTGQFASVDEDLSGTENLLLIAKLLGFSRRQAKERALELLDAFGLLEAANKQVKTYSGGMRRRIDIAASIVVTPDLLFLDEPTTGLDPRSRNQVWDIVRALVQTGTTVLLTTQYLEEADQLADRIAVIDQGKIIAEGTSNELKASVGEGTLYVRLFDQEARALAEKVLKDTLHTSIQLESDPTALSARVTDLALVSRALDALSKADIRVSDFSLGQPSLDEVFLSLTGRPSEEVE encoded by the coding sequence ATGTATACTCAACAAGACCTAGCGATTGAAGCAAAGGGTCTCGTAAAAGTTTTTGGAACGAATCGTGCTGTCGATGGTGTCGATTTAGCGATTAAAAAAGGCACGGTTTATGGCTTTCTTGGACCTAATGGTGCTGGGAAGACGACAACAATTCGAATGTTAGCTACATTATTACAACCTGATGGTGGAAATGCGAAAATATTAGGTCATGACTTAGTGGAGGAAGCAGATGCGGTACGGTCTCGTGTTAGCTTGACAGGTCAGTTTGCTTCTGTAGACGAAGATTTATCGGGAACTGAAAATCTTCTACTAATTGCAAAACTTCTGGGATTTTCGCGTAGGCAAGCGAAAGAAAGAGCATTAGAGCTACTTGATGCGTTTGGTTTACTTGAAGCCGCGAATAAACAAGTAAAAACCTATTCTGGTGGGATGAGACGGCGAATTGATATTGCTGCGAGCATTGTCGTTACACCTGACCTGTTGTTCTTAGACGAACCGACGACAGGACTAGACCCACGGAGTCGAAACCAAGTCTGGGATATTGTTCGCGCACTTGTACAAACAGGGACAACAGTGTTACTGACCACTCAATATTTAGAAGAAGCGGACCAGTTAGCTGACCGAATTGCCGTCATTGACCAAGGGAAAATTATTGCAGAAGGCACAAGCAATGAGCTGAAAGCATCTGTAGGTGAGGGAACATTATATGTTCGCTTATTTGACCAAGAAGCAAGAGCACTGGCAGAAAAAGTTTTAAAAGACACCTTACATACAAGTATTCAGCTTGAATCTGACCCAACCGCTCTTTCTGCAAGAGTTACGGATCTGGCACTTGTTTCGCGAGCTCTCGACGCTTTATCAAAAGCCGATATTAGAGTTTCGGACTTCTCACTCGGTCAACCGAGCTTAGATGAAGTGTTTTTATCATTAACAGGACGACCGTCAGAGGAGGTTGAATGA
- a CDS encoding ABC transporter permease: MNHSPNHIEVDEKMRKVLSMKTRPPKPNMVSNTMTFCWRALLKLKYVPEQLMDVTVFPIMFLLMFTYLFGGAIAGSTADYLQFLLPGILAMTVITITMYTGMELNNDIRKGIFDRFRSLPIWRPAVLVGMLSMDAIRYTIASTIMIILGLIMGFRPDGGAVGVLFGVALLVLFSFSLSWIWTTLGLIVRSEKSLMGISMMVMFPLTFVSNVFVDPSTLPSWLEAFVDVNPISLLVTAIRGLMHGTATTQDIFWVLLASFVLLVIFAPLTMYLYRNKK, encoded by the coding sequence ATGAACCACTCACCAAATCACATTGAAGTTGATGAGAAAATGCGGAAGGTTCTCTCAATGAAAACACGTCCGCCCAAACCAAATATGGTCTCGAATACAATGACTTTTTGTTGGAGAGCTTTACTAAAACTAAAATATGTACCGGAACAACTGATGGATGTTACGGTGTTCCCGATTATGTTTTTGTTGATGTTCACGTATTTGTTTGGTGGGGCGATTGCAGGTTCAACCGCAGACTATTTACAGTTTCTTCTTCCAGGCATTTTAGCGATGACTGTCATTACAATTACAATGTATACGGGAATGGAGCTTAATAATGACATTCGTAAAGGGATATTTGATCGGTTTCGTTCTCTCCCAATTTGGAGGCCAGCTGTTCTCGTAGGGATGCTATCAATGGATGCGATAAGGTATACGATCGCATCTACAATCATGATTATTCTTGGGCTCATTATGGGGTTTCGACCAGATGGAGGAGCCGTTGGTGTCCTGTTTGGAGTTGCGCTATTAGTCTTATTTTCATTTAGTTTATCGTGGATTTGGACGACTTTAGGGCTAATTGTCCGCTCAGAAAAATCGCTTATGGGCATAAGTATGATGGTTATGTTTCCTTTAACCTTTGTCAGTAATGTATTTGTTGACCCTAGTACCTTGCCGTCTTGGTTAGAAGCTTTTGTCGATGTAAATCCAATATCCCTACTCGTAACAGCGATAAGGGGACTCATGCATGGAACCGCCACCACACAAGATATATTCTGGGTGTTACTTGCGTCCTTCGTACTACTAGTTATTTTTGCACCATTAACCATGTACTTGTATCGAAATAAAAAATAA
- a CDS encoding PadR family transcriptional regulator, whose protein sequence is MFNRELVKGSTSLILLQLLVEKDMYGYEIVKEMEARSGHVLQVKEGTLYPALHKLEKQEYIEAYWQEPEKGPARKYYRITETGKEILELKTSEWNNFVKVIDKVIGRKGYDSV, encoded by the coding sequence ATGTTTAATCGGGAATTAGTGAAGGGTAGTACTTCATTAATCTTACTGCAATTACTTGTTGAGAAAGATATGTATGGCTATGAAATTGTAAAAGAAATGGAAGCAAGAAGTGGCCACGTATTACAGGTGAAAGAAGGAACGTTGTATCCAGCTCTTCACAAGTTAGAAAAGCAGGAATACATTGAGGCGTATTGGCAAGAGCCTGAAAAAGGTCCTGCAAGGAAGTATTACCGTATTACTGAGACAGGAAAAGAAATTTTAGAACTAAAAACATCAGAATGGAATAACTTTGTAAAAGTTATCGATAAAGTCATTGGGAGAAAAGGCTATGATTCAGTCTAA
- a CDS encoding CPBP family intramembrane glutamic endopeptidase: MVFVTFFLLFIVIGYPIWDYYYMKKVKKDGVNKWRLYGTIISTQWLAVLVLWLYWTMTNRSFSSLFVYEPPIIQLDKSVMIGLAVSMILGVVIGAGILLSSKNRRPNLKSPPDNSLDFLLPKTMGERVLFLFVAITAGFCEELIFRGVMVYYFSHLPFELSVFAIGLITSIFFGIVHLYQGWKGVLLTGYLGGVFYFLFVGSGSLWVPIIFHFLIDVKFVFLPTKR; the protein is encoded by the coding sequence ATGGTATTTGTAACGTTTTTTCTTTTATTCATCGTCATCGGGTATCCAATTTGGGACTACTACTATATGAAAAAAGTGAAGAAAGACGGTGTCAATAAATGGAGACTTTATGGGACAATCATATCCACTCAATGGCTTGCGGTATTAGTTCTTTGGCTATACTGGACGATGACGAATCGCTCGTTTTCCAGCCTATTTGTTTATGAACCTCCAATTATACAGTTAGATAAATCGGTAATGATTGGTTTGGCAGTGTCGATGATACTTGGGGTAGTTATTGGCGCTGGAATATTGTTAAGTTCAAAAAACAGAAGGCCCAACCTGAAATCCCCCCCTGATAATAGTCTTGATTTTCTGTTACCAAAAACAATGGGGGAACGTGTCTTATTTTTATTTGTTGCAATTACTGCTGGATTTTGTGAAGAGCTTATCTTCCGCGGTGTTATGGTTTATTATTTTTCTCATCTACCTTTTGAGCTTTCTGTCTTTGCTATAGGCTTAATTACAAGTATTTTCTTTGGAATTGTTCATTTGTACCAAGGTTGGAAAGGCGTTCTGCTCACGGGGTATTTAGGTGGAGTCTTTTACTTTTTGTTTGTTGGTTCTGGGTCGCTATGGGTCCCGATTATCTTCCATTTTCTAATCGATGTTAAGTTTGTGTTTTTGCCTACTAAAAGGTAA
- a CDS encoding TIGR04104 family putative zinc finger protein codes for MKLASCRSCERSFTWSKLYKSLWKLRDVQCEHCQQKHPLSLSTKFRVHSISYLTAILGLFTADKLGLSMLESAIFILLLTLTLSLFYPFIVKWKE; via the coding sequence ATGAAGTTAGCATCGTGCCGTTCATGTGAGCGCTCGTTTACATGGAGCAAATTATACAAGTCGTTATGGAAATTAAGGGATGTCCAATGCGAACATTGTCAACAGAAACATCCACTATCATTATCTACTAAGTTCAGGGTTCATAGTATTAGTTACCTAACAGCGATTCTTGGGTTATTTACAGCAGACAAGCTAGGGCTAAGCATGTTGGAAAGTGCGATTTTCATCCTGTTACTAACATTAACTCTATCTTTATTCTACCCGTTTATCGTGAAGTGGAAGGAATAG
- a CDS encoding HAAS signaling domain-containing protein: MIQSKADYLQALEKELGRVTDRKELLRELELHITEMVDDLFRHDGLEEKEAMRTVIERFGVPKQVALSYQDELKLTPTKVKWTFITVNVIFFLGGICLTLLYNYNLVPVVSQVWIVLTSITAVLILLYMFFWVFLGYEIGKEFGLTGKRLLRKTFTIALVPNLLLMGLVVFRIMPHGWFDPLLSPSFIVTCIVCTIVLYPCCYAGFRWGTFRSI, translated from the coding sequence ATGATTCAGTCTAAAGCAGATTATTTACAAGCATTAGAAAAGGAATTAGGTCGGGTTACCGATAGGAAAGAGCTTTTGCGTGAGTTAGAACTTCATATCACGGAAATGGTAGATGACTTGTTCCGGCATGATGGTCTTGAGGAAAAAGAAGCGATGAGGACCGTCATTGAGAGATTTGGTGTTCCTAAACAGGTGGCTCTGTCTTATCAAGATGAATTAAAGCTCACACCAACGAAAGTGAAATGGACATTTATTACTGTGAATGTAATCTTTTTCCTCGGGGGCATTTGTTTGACGCTGTTATATAATTACAACTTAGTGCCCGTTGTTAGTCAGGTGTGGATTGTATTAACAAGTATTACCGCTGTATTAATTTTATTGTATATGTTTTTTTGGGTGTTTTTGGGCTATGAAATTGGCAAAGAATTTGGGTTAACTGGAAAAAGGTTGTTACGAAAAACGTTTACTATTGCGCTAGTACCCAATTTATTGTTGATGGGCTTAGTCGTTTTTCGCATCATGCCACATGGATGGTTTGACCCTTTACTATCACCATCTTTTATTGTGACATGTATTGTATGTACAATTGTTTTATATCCTTGTTGTTATGCCGGCTTTAGATGGGGCACATTTCGGTCCATCTAA